One segment of Laspinema palackyanum D2c DNA contains the following:
- a CDS encoding DUF4335 domain-containing protein, whose translation MSIQRQYSLPTCKLVLEGLTDEHPSGDRQDGARPLMSILVSAECYLPPRKEPIAGGQEFFQSLVNTVSHYGQEFLSGVKRFSFYTLPVEPRDGVSTPVQLQKINPNLHRLIVQPQESYNSAPIEIDLSAVQLFDLVEAVDQFCADSQTLPQIHGNLRSLSRQEAKVHEPVTKRALPATVGLSSLAIAALAFFLMPIPEYQRPLEPVPEESSEESRQGTAGIASGNGPGSSPSGSPPDPSSFDTTPGPTQQITDVSELQRLEREVYNQIDRAWSTNPTFTEPLVYQVAAGSDGAILGYKPENQAAQDYEDETPLLDLVYIPVDGGTAPTEELAVFRVVFEPPNTLQVSPWESDRSEGDERSQVGDRSEVPEVTPVADIQDPLVLESLQQQVYETIDRAWTQNPDFERDLIYRIWVNASGAIVDYEATDSLAKTALNQTPLTELHQPSADYVRNTTGTDSSLAEFRVVFTSRGILQVSPWKGFR comes from the coding sequence ATGAGTATTCAACGTCAATATAGTTTACCGACTTGCAAGCTGGTGTTAGAGGGGTTAACCGACGAGCATCCCTCGGGCGATCGCCAGGATGGAGCCAGACCTCTGATGTCGATTTTGGTCAGTGCTGAGTGCTATTTACCCCCCCGTAAGGAGCCCATTGCTGGGGGGCAAGAGTTCTTTCAAAGTTTAGTGAATACCGTCAGTCACTATGGCCAAGAATTTTTGAGTGGGGTCAAACGGTTCTCCTTCTATACCCTCCCGGTGGAACCCCGAGATGGGGTGTCAACGCCGGTACAGTTGCAAAAAATTAATCCCAATTTGCACCGCTTGATTGTCCAACCCCAGGAGTCTTATAACAGTGCTCCAATTGAGATTGATTTGAGCGCGGTGCAATTGTTTGACTTGGTGGAGGCGGTGGATCAATTTTGCGCTGATAGCCAGACTCTCCCCCAGATCCACGGCAATTTACGCTCTTTGAGCAGACAAGAAGCTAAGGTTCATGAACCTGTCACCAAACGAGCGTTACCGGCAACGGTAGGACTGTCGAGTTTAGCGATCGCGGCCCTGGCCTTTTTCTTGATGCCGATTCCGGAATATCAACGTCCCCTCGAACCCGTCCCAGAAGAGAGTTCCGAGGAGTCGCGCCAGGGAACCGCAGGGATCGCCAGTGGTAATGGTCCCGGTAGTTCTCCATCGGGTTCCCCCCCAGACCCCTCCTCATTCGACACAACCCCGGGACCCACTCAACAGATTACCGATGTCAGTGAATTGCAGCGTCTGGAACGGGAGGTTTATAACCAGATTGATCGCGCCTGGAGCACCAATCCCACCTTTACTGAGCCGTTAGTCTATCAAGTCGCGGCTGGAAGTGACGGGGCGATTCTGGGATATAAACCTGAAAACCAAGCGGCACAGGATTATGAAGATGAAACCCCCTTGTTAGACTTGGTGTACATCCCCGTTGATGGGGGGACGGCACCCACAGAAGAACTGGCTGTCTTTAGAGTGGTGTTTGAACCCCCAAATACACTCCAGGTGAGTCCTTGGGAAAGCGATCGCTCTGAAGGTGACGAGCGCTCGCAAGTGGGCGATCGCTCTGAGGTTCCGGAAGTCACTCCAGTGGCGGATATTCAAGATCCCCTTGTTCTGGAATCCTTACAACAGCAGGTTTACGAGACGATCGACCGAGCCTGGACCCAAAATCCCGACTTTGAACGGGACCTGATCTATCGGATTTGGGTGAATGCATCCGGGGCGATCGTGGACTACGAAGCCACGGATTCCCTGGCAAAGACGGCTCTGAATCAAACCCCCCTGACGGAGTTACATCAGCCCTCAGCCGATTATGTCCGCAATACCACCGGGACCGATTCCTCATTGGCTGAATTCCGAGTGGTTTTTACCTCCCGTGGCATTTTGCAGGTTAGCCCCTGGAAGGGTTTTCGCTAG
- the fmt gene encoding methionyl-tRNA formyltransferase — MKVVFFGTPHFAVPTLQILLATPEVDVLAVVTQPDRRRSRGSHLDPSPVKSLALAHNLPVWQPQRVKKDADTLAFLRQSQADLFVVVAYGQILSQEILDMPTLGCVNVHASLLPQYRGAAPIQWSLYNGDAETGVTTMQMEAGLDTGPMLLKASVPIELLDNAEHLAHTLSTVGAELLLKTVVKLGRQQIQPVPQNDADSTYAPLIQKEDYVLDWSRSAIALHNQIRGFFPNCMAQFRGQDLKIIATAPVGDRYWEHLPPSFTVLEHNWPALIPGEGKPGEIVSIAKHIGPIVQTGDGFLLLQQVQVSGKRAQSGWDFANGMHLLKGEMLGNGNV; from the coding sequence ATGAAAGTCGTATTCTTCGGTACTCCCCATTTTGCTGTTCCCACATTGCAAATTCTGTTAGCCACTCCCGAGGTTGACGTATTAGCTGTGGTCACTCAGCCAGATAGACGTCGCAGTCGCGGCAGCCACTTGGACCCTTCCCCGGTCAAAAGTTTAGCCTTAGCTCATAATCTCCCCGTCTGGCAGCCCCAACGAGTCAAAAAAGACGCTGATACTCTGGCGTTTCTAAGACAGTCTCAGGCGGATTTATTCGTTGTGGTGGCTTATGGACAGATTTTATCTCAAGAAATTCTGGATATGCCCACCCTGGGCTGTGTGAATGTCCATGCCTCTCTCTTACCTCAATACCGAGGGGCGGCTCCCATTCAATGGTCTCTGTACAATGGGGACGCGGAAACTGGAGTCACGACCATGCAAATGGAGGCGGGTTTGGACACCGGACCGATGTTGCTTAAGGCTTCTGTGCCAATTGAACTGTTAGATAATGCCGAACACTTGGCTCATACGCTTTCTACGGTAGGGGCTGAGTTGTTGCTGAAAACGGTGGTGAAGTTAGGTCGTCAGCAAATTCAACCTGTCCCCCAAAATGATGCGGACTCGACTTATGCGCCGTTAATTCAGAAAGAGGATTATGTGCTGGATTGGTCCCGCAGTGCGATCGCCCTCCATAACCAAATTCGCGGCTTTTTTCCGAACTGCATGGCTCAGTTTCGCGGCCAAGACCTCAAAATTATCGCCACTGCACCTGTGGGCGATCGCTACTGGGAACATCTTCCCCCATCGTTTACCGTTCTCGAACATAATTGGCCGGCCCTAATTCCTGGAGAGGGCAAACCCGGTGAAATTGTCAGTATTGCCAAACATATCGGGCCGATTGTTCAAACCGGCGACGGTTTTTTACTCTTACAACAAGTCCAGG